The DNA segment GCAGTGATGACCGGAGGCCATACGTACTTCATGCAGAAGACGACAAAAATCAGGAAAGCAACGGATTGGCCAATCAGGGTTGCATTAATGTTCACGCCAACACCTCGCTCGGTCTTTGTTCATCACAGCAATCAACTCGTGGGTACGAGTGATTAGCCGGCGATTTGACCAACGAACGGGTTTGCGAAGGTGAAGAACAGAGCAATACCAACACCGATCATGGTTACGGCGTCGAGCAGACCGGCAACGATGAACATTTTGACCTGCAGCATCGGAACCATCTCAGGCTGACGAGCAGCGCCTTCCAGGAACTTGCCGCCCAGCAGGCCGAAACCAATTGCGGTGCCCAGTGCGCCCAGACCGATCAGCAGAGCAACAGCGATAGCGGTAAGACCAACTACAGTTTCCATCTTTCCTCCCGACTTTTACGTCGTATTGGTTAGGTTTTTAGTTTGAAGCGGTAAAACAAATCGTTTGGTACAACTGCCCTTGCGGACTTTTTACAGCCCTCCCCCCAAACGGGCAGGGAAGGCTATCAGACACGCCAGGCGGTCTTAATGGTTATCTTCGTGAGCCATCGACAGGTAGACGATGGTAAGCATCATGAAGATGAAGGCTTGCAGGGTGATGATCAGGATGTGGAACACAGCCCACGCCCATTGCAGCACCACACCCAGGCCGCTGAGCCAGAGCAGGCCGCTGCCGAACATTACCGCGATCAGGATGAACACCAGTTCGCCGGCATACATGTTGCCGAACAGACGCAGTGCCAGCGAGATCGGCTTGGCGATCAGGGTGACGAATTCAAGCAGGAAGTTCACCGGGATCAGCAGGGCTTGAACGAAGATGTTCTTGCTGCCGAACGGGTGCAGGGTCAGCTCGCCGATGAAGCCGCCGATGCCCTTGACCTTGATGCTGTAGAAGATGATCAGCGCGAACACCGAGAAGGCCATGCCCAGGGTGGCGTTCGGGTCGGTGGTAGGCACAGCGCGGAACGCAATGTGCGGATCACCCGAGATCTTGGCAGCCAGCACCGGGATCCAGTCGACCGGGATCAAGTCGATGGCGTTCATCAGGAACACCCAGACGAAGATGGTCAGGGCCAGTGGGGCGATGACCGGGCTACGGCCGTGGAACGAGTCCTTGACGCTGCCGTGGACGAAATCGACCATCACCTCGACGAAGTTCTGCAGGCCGCCAGGTTGGCCGGAAGTGGCCTTCTTGGCCGCCATGCGGAAGATGAAGAGGAAGATCAGACCCAGCGCAACCGACCAGCCCAGGGTATCCAGGTGGAAGGCCCAGAAGCCCATTGCCTTGGCTTCTGCAGCCGAATGGGCCAAGCCCCAGCTGCCGTCTGGTAGTTGACCGTAGGTCAGGTTCTGCAAGTGGTGCTGGATATAGCCCGAAGCGGTTTCTGCTGCCATGGTTGCCTCAAACGCCCTTAGGTCTCGAAAGTCTTTTATTCATTAGCAGGGGCGCGAACCAGCTGACCAATTGGGTCAGCACGAAGACGCCGAATACTGCTAACGGCGCCAATGGCTTCACTCCTGCGAAGGTCAGTGCAAACAGCACTGCCGTCAAAATCAATTTGCCTGCCTCGCCTGCGTAGAACGACTTGACGATGGCCTGCGCTGCCCGGGCTCCGCTAAAGCGAAAAGCCTTCCAGGCGAAATACACATTCGGCAGCCAGGCAATCAGCCCTCCACAGAGGCCTGAATATCCACTGACTGCTCCTTTCCACTGCCACAACACCAAAGTTGCCAGCAGGACTACGACACATTGCGTCAGCAGTACTGGAAAAACTGCCCAGCGATGGAAAGGCAGGCGGTTTGGCGTGCGGATTTCCATCGCATCTACTCCTGGAAAGTCGACCATCAAGTCAGCAACGACTTGGCATAATTTGTGCCGACAAAATGCGCGCAGAGTATAGGGGGGGATTAACCCCTATTCAACTATTGGGTAGTGATTTCCGACTGCGCGCTACAACGGGAATTGTTTCAGCGGATGTGAGCAAGCACGCCTTGCAACTCGTCGAGCGAGTTATAGCGAATCACCAACTGACCTTTGCCCTTGTTGCCATGGCGGATCTGCACCGCCGAGCCCAGGCGCTCTGCCAGACGCTGTTCGAGGCGAGCGATATCCGGATCAGGTTTGCTCGGTTCGACCGGATCAGGTTTGCCGCTCAGCCACTGGCGCACCAGTGCCTCGGTTTGGCGCACAGTGAGCCCACGTGCGACAACATGACGCGCCCCTTCTTCCTGGCGATCTTCTTCCAGGCCCAGCAAGGCGCGAGCGTGGCCCATCTCCAGGTCGCCGTGGGCGAGCATGGTCTTGATTGCCTCCGGCAGCGAGATCAAGCGCAGCAGGTTGGCCACGGTCACCCGTGACTTGCCGACGGCGTCTGCTACTTGCTGCTGGGTCAGTTCGAATTCCTGCTGCAGGCGTTGCAGGGCAATCGCCTCTTCCAGCGGGTTGAGATCCTCACGTTGGATGTTCTCGATCAGCGCCATGGCGATGGCGGCTTCATCGGGTACATCACGGACCATGGCCGGGATGGTGTCCAGGCCCGCCAGTTGAGTGGCGCGCCAGCGGCGTTCGCCGGCGATGATCTCGTAGCGCTGGTCACCGATCGGCCGAACCACGATCGGCTGCATGACGCCTTGGGTGCGAATCGAGGCAGCCAGTTCTTCCAGCGCCTCCGGGTCCATGTCCCGGCGTGGCTGGTACTTGCCACGCTGGATCAGCTCGACCGGCAGGTGTTGCAGTTCTTTCTGGTCGATCTTGACAGCCTGCTCCTCGAGCGAGCTGACGGAAGGACCACTGAGCAGTGCATCCAACCCACGTCCGAGACCCCGTTTCTTAACGGCCATGCGGATTCCTTAAGTTGTTTGTGCAGTGCGTGATTGACGGCGTTGGCGGCGTACCAGTTCCCCGGCCAGGGCCAGATAGGCCAGTGCGCCACGCGATTGCTTGTCGTAGGCCAGGGCCGGCATGCCAAAGCTTGGCGCCTCGGCCAGGCGAATGTTGCGCGGGATCACCGTATCGTACAGCTGCTCGCCGAAGTGCTCTTTGAGCTGCGCCGAAACATCGTTGTTCAGGCTCAGGCGCGGATCGTACATGGTCCGCAGCAGGCCTTCGATCTTCAGCGCCGGGTTCAGCCGGGCTGCGATGCGCTTGATGTTATCCACAAGGTCGCTGAGACCTTCGAGTGCGTAGTACTCGCACTGCATCGGGATAATCACGCCATCGGAGGCGACCAAGGCGTTGAGGGTGAGCATCGACAGCGACGGTGGGCAGTCGATGAGGATGTAGTCGTAATTCTCGCGGATAGGCGCCAGCGCATTGCGCAGACGGCTCTCCTTGACCTGCATCTCCAGCAGCACCACTTCCGCGGCGGTGAGGTCGCGGTTGGCCGGCAGCAGTTGGAAACCGCCGTGCTCGGAGTAGTGCATCGCCTGGGCCAGGTCGCATTCGCCGATGAGCAGGTCGTAGACCGAATGCTCGAGCTCGTGCTTGTCCACCCCGCTGCCCATGGTCGCGTTGCCCTGCGGATCGAGGTCGATCAGCAGCACACGGCGCTTGGTCGCAGCCAGCGATGCGGCGAGATTGATACAGGTGGTGGTCTTGCCCACACCACCTTTCTGGTTCGCGATTGCGAATACCTTAGCCATTGTTGCGTGTAATCCCAGTCATGCCTTGCGGCGCAGTATCAGCAGATGGCGCTGGCCCTGGCAACCCGGAACGGTCAGGGCCTGCTCGCTTTCCACTGTGAAGTCTGCGGGCAATGCTACCAGTTCGTCGGCAGGATGCAGCCCTTTCATTGCAAGCCAAAGCGTCCGCGTGTCGCCCAGGTGGCGAGTCCAGCCGGTGAAGTTCTCCATGCTGCTGAATGCCCGCGAGATGATCCCGCTGAACGGCTGCGCCGGTTGATACTCTTCGACCCGGCTGTGGATAACCTGCAGGTTGTCCAGTTTCAGCTCCATCTTCACCTGGGTGAGGAAGCGGGTTTTCTTGCCATTGCTGTCGAGCAGCGTCACTTGCTTGTGCGGGTGCAGGATAGCCAAAGGAATCCCCGGCATGCCACCGCCGCTGCCGACATCCAGCCAACTTTGCGTGTCGCTGTGGATAAACGGCATGACGCTGAGGCTGTCGAGCAGATGCCGCGAGACCATTTCGTTCGGGTCGCGCACTGCGGTCAGGTTGTAGGCCTTGTTCCATTTGATCAACAGGGCCAGGTAGCCCAGCAGTTGCTCGTGCTGCTGTGGGCTCAACTCGACACCGAGCTGGCGCGCGCCTGTGGACAACTCTTCTGCGTGTTGCGGGGTGACCAAGGAACTCAAGCGCTTTGCTCCAATTCGCGGCCTGCGCCGCGTTTTTTCAGATGAATCAGCAACAGGGAAATCGCCGCCGGGGTCACGCCGGGGATGCGCGAAGCCTGGCCGAGGGTCTCCGGGCGAGTCTGGCCGAGTTTGCCCTGGATCTCCTTGGACAGGCCGGAGATCGTCGTGTAGTCGATATCCACAGGCAGGCGGGTGTCTTCGCTGGCGCGCAGACGAGCGATCTCATCCTGTTGACGGTCGATGTATCCGGCGTACTTGGTCTTGATCTCGACTTGCTCAGCCACTTGCGGGTCAAGTGCCTCACCGCCAGTAGCCTCGATCAGGCCGGCATAGTCGATTTCCGGGCGAGCCAGCAGGTTGAGCAGGCTGTATTCGTGGCTCAGCGGCGTACCGAACTTATCCACAACGGCTTGGCCCATCGGCGTGCCGGGACGAACCCAAGTCGACTTCAGGCGCTGCTCTTCACGCTCGATGCCTTCGCGCTTGGCGCAGAACGCAGCCCAACGCTGGTCATCGATCAAGCCCAGCTCGCGGCCCTTCTCGGTCAGACGCAGGTCGGCGTTGTCTTCACGCAGGATCAAGCGGTACTCGGCGCGCGACGTGAACATGCGGTACGGCTCCTGGGTCCCCAGGGTAATCAGGTCGTCGACCAGTACGCCGATGTACGCCTCGTCGCGACGCGGGCACCAGCTTTCCCGACCCTGCGCACGCAGTGCGGCGTTGGTTCCGGCCAGCAGACCTTGAGCGCCAGCTTCTTCGTAGCCGGTGGTGCCGTTGATCTGGCCGGCGAAGAACAGGCCGCCAATCACTTTGGTTTCGAGGCTGTACTTCAGGTCACGCGGATCGAAGTAGTCATACTCGATGGCATAGCCCGGGCGCACGATGTGGGCGTTTTCCATGCCGCGGATCGAGCGGACCAACTCCAGCTGCACGTCGAACGGCAGCGATGTGGAAATGCCATTGGGGTACAGCTCATGGGTGGTCAGGCCTTCCGGCTCGATGAACACCTGATGGCTTTCCTTGTCGGCGAAACGATGGATCTTGTCTTCGATCGACGGGCAGTAACGTGGGCCGACACCTTCGATAACCCCGGAATACATCGGCGAACGGTCGAGGTTCGAAGCAATGATTTCGTGGGTGCGGGCATTGGTGTGGGTGATCCAGCAGCTGACCTGGCGCGGGTGCATCTGCGCATTGCCCATGAACGACATCACCGGAATCGGCGTATCGCCGGGCTGCTCGGTCATCACCGAGAAGTCCACAGAGCGGCCATCGATACGCGGCGGCGTACCGGTTTTCAGCCGGCCGACGCGCAGCGGCAGTTCACGCATGCGGTGGGCCAGGGCAATGGCGGGCGGATCACCGGCGCGGCCGCCGGTGTAATTCTGCAAGCCAATGTGAATAAGTCCGGCGAGGAATGTGCCAGTGGTCAGTACCACCGAGTCGGCGAAGAACCGCAGACCCATTTGCGTGACCACGCCCTTGACCTGGTCCTGTTCGACGATCAGGTCGTCGCAGGACTGCTGGAATATCCACAGGTTCGGTTGGTTTTCCAGGATTTCACGGACCACCGCCTTATAGATCGCGCGGTCAGCCTGGGCACGGGTCGCACGGACGGCCGGGCCTTTGCGGTTGTTCAACACGCGGAACTGAATGCCGCTCTTGTCGGTGGCCAACGCCATGGCGCCGCCGAGCGCATCGATCTCTTTGACCAGATGACTCTTGCCGATCCCACCAATAGCGGGGTTGCAACTCATGTGACCGAGGGTTTCCACGTTATGGGTCAGCAGCAGGGTTTTTACCCCCATGCGTGCAGACGCAAGCGCAGCCTCGGTACCGGCATGGCCGCCGCCGATGACGATCACTTCAAAACGGGAAGGGAAATCCACCACGCACCTCGTGCCTGTTTTTGCGAATAGAGAAGGTAAGCCGACAAGTATAGGGACTTCCTACCTGCTAAAGAAACCTTTTGAGCAAATTTTGACCAGGCTGTGGATGAACGGGGATAACAGAAATTAAAAAGGAAGAAATTAAAAAAGCTTTGTTTTTATGTTTATTCTTATGCACCGCCTTTTCTGTGGATAAAGCTCTACACACCAATATTCATGGTATGTACAGAGAAATTAAACCCTGTGCTTGAGTGGCCATGAGGGCTATGGATAAGCGCATTTAGCCTGTGGATGAAATGCCTATTTACCCACAGGTGGATTTGTCCTCAGCTCTGAAGGGGGTTTATCAACTGAGCTGAAGGTGAGTTTTCCACAGGGCTTAGACGAACGAAAACGCACCTGTTGATGAAATCAAAGGCGTGGGTCTTCAAAGGAAATTGGAAAATAGATGGGGGTAGGCTGTGGAGGAGCGGTTTATCCACCGACGAAAGCGCAGCCCTCGCTATTCATCGGGGTGTGTTCTTCGCGGGGTGAACCCGCTCCCACAGGTACTACCTTGCTGATCGGCGGTAACTGGAGGGGAGCGGTTGTGGATTACTTGCCGATGCAGAAGCTTGAGAAGATACGCCCCAGCAGATCATCGGAACTGAACGCGCCGGTAATCTCTCCCAGCGCCTGCTGAGCTTGACGCAGATCTTCCGCCAACAGCTCTCCAGCGCCGGCCAGGGTCAGCTGGTCACGACCATGCTCAAGGTGCGCGCTAGCCTGGTTCAAGGCCTCCAGGTGGCGTCGACGGGCGCTGAAGCTGCTCTCTGAGGTCTGTTCATAACCCATGCATGCTTTCAGGTGATCGCGCAGCAGCAGCAAGCCGCTGTCATCGCCCTTGGCGCTGAGGGTAATGGTCACATGGCCATCGTCACATTGCTCCATGGCCACCGCTTCCCCGCTCAGGTCTGCCTTGTTACGAATCAAGGTGACTTTGCCAGAATCTGGGCGCTGATCGAGAAACTCTGGCCACAAGGCGAAGGGATCGCTTGCTTCAGGGGCCGTGCTATCCACAACCAGCAACACCCGGTCAGCCTCGCTGATCGCTTTGAGCGCACGTTCCACGCCGATCTTTTCCACATGGTCGTCTGTGTCACGCAGCCCTGCGGTATCGACCACGTGCAACGGCATGCCGTCGATGTGGATATGTTCCCGCAAGATATCCCGGGTAGTGCCGGCGATATCGGTGACGATGGCCGCCTCACGCCCAGCCAGGCGGTTGAGCAGGCTCGACTTGCCCGCATTGGGCCGTCCGGCAATCACCACGTTCATACCGTCACGCAGCAGCGCGCCCTGGCCAGCTTCCTTCTGCACTGTGGACAACTCGCTGCGCACTGCATCGAGCATCGACAGCACATGGCCGTCGGCGAGAAAGTCGATTTCTTCCTCAGGGAAGTCGATCGCAGCTTCGACGTAGATCCGCAGCGCGATCAGTGCCTCGGTCAGCGAGTGAACGCGCTTGGAGAATTCGCCCTGCAACGAACGCAAGGCATTGCGTGCGGCCTGGGTCGAGCTGGCCTCGATCAGGTCAGCGATCGCTTCGGCCTGGGCCAAGTCGAGTTTGTCGTTGAGGAATGCACGCTCGCTGAATTCACCAGGACGCGCCAGGCGGCAGCCCAGTTGCAGGCAGCGCTGCAGTAGCATGTCCATCACTACCGGGCCGCCATGGCCTTGTAGTTCCAGGACGTCTTCACCGGTAAACGAGTTCGGCCCCGGGAAGAACAGCACGATGCCCTCATCCAGTACCAGCCCGTCCTGATCGCGGAACGGCCCGTAGTGAGCATGCCGGGGCGTGAGAGTGCGCCCGGTAATAG comes from the Pseudomonas urmiensis genome and includes:
- the mnmE gene encoding tRNA uridine-5-carboxymethylaminomethyl(34) synthesis GTPase MnmE, with translation MNTVRETIAAIATAQGRGGVGIVRLSGPLASQAGQAITGRTLTPRHAHYGPFRDQDGLVLDEGIVLFFPGPNSFTGEDVLELQGHGGPVVMDMLLQRCLQLGCRLARPGEFSERAFLNDKLDLAQAEAIADLIEASSTQAARNALRSLQGEFSKRVHSLTEALIALRIYVEAAIDFPEEEIDFLADGHVLSMLDAVRSELSTVQKEAGQGALLRDGMNVVIAGRPNAGKSSLLNRLAGREAAIVTDIAGTTRDILREHIHIDGMPLHVVDTAGLRDTDDHVEKIGVERALKAISEADRVLLVVDSTAPEASDPFALWPEFLDQRPDSGKVTLIRNKADLSGEAVAMEQCDDGHVTITLSAKGDDSGLLLLRDHLKACMGYEQTSESSFSARRRHLEALNQASAHLEHGRDQLTLAGAGELLAEDLRQAQQALGEITGAFSSDDLLGRIFSSFCIGK
- the atpE gene encoding F0F1 ATP synthase subunit C, giving the protein METVVGLTAIAVALLIGLGALGTAIGFGLLGGKFLEGAARQPEMVPMLQVKMFIVAGLLDAVTMIGVGIALFFTFANPFVGQIAG
- a CDS encoding ParA family protein, whose translation is MAKVFAIANQKGGVGKTTTCINLAASLAATKRRVLLIDLDPQGNATMGSGVDKHELEHSVYDLLIGECDLAQAMHYSEHGGFQLLPANRDLTAAEVVLLEMQVKESRLRNALAPIRENYDYILIDCPPSLSMLTLNALVASDGVIIPMQCEYYALEGLSDLVDNIKRIAARLNPALKIEGLLRTMYDPRLSLNNDVSAQLKEHFGEQLYDTVIPRNIRLAEAPSFGMPALAYDKQSRGALAYLALAGELVRRQRRQSRTAQTT
- the rsmG gene encoding 16S rRNA (guanine(527)-N(7))-methyltransferase RsmG; the encoded protein is MSSLVTPQHAEELSTGARQLGVELSPQQHEQLLGYLALLIKWNKAYNLTAVRDPNEMVSRHLLDSLSVMPFIHSDTQSWLDVGSGGGMPGIPLAILHPHKQVTLLDSNGKKTRFLTQVKMELKLDNLQVIHSRVEEYQPAQPFSGIISRAFSSMENFTGWTRHLGDTRTLWLAMKGLHPADELVALPADFTVESEQALTVPGCQGQRHLLILRRKA
- the mnmG gene encoding tRNA uridine-5-carboxymethylaminomethyl(34) synthesis enzyme MnmG produces the protein MDFPSRFEVIVIGGGHAGTEAALASARMGVKTLLLTHNVETLGHMSCNPAIGGIGKSHLVKEIDALGGAMALATDKSGIQFRVLNNRKGPAVRATRAQADRAIYKAVVREILENQPNLWIFQQSCDDLIVEQDQVKGVVTQMGLRFFADSVVLTTGTFLAGLIHIGLQNYTGGRAGDPPAIALAHRMRELPLRVGRLKTGTPPRIDGRSVDFSVMTEQPGDTPIPVMSFMGNAQMHPRQVSCWITHTNARTHEIIASNLDRSPMYSGVIEGVGPRYCPSIEDKIHRFADKESHQVFIEPEGLTTHELYPNGISTSLPFDVQLELVRSIRGMENAHIVRPGYAIEYDYFDPRDLKYSLETKVIGGLFFAGQINGTTGYEEAGAQGLLAGTNAALRAQGRESWCPRRDEAYIGVLVDDLITLGTQEPYRMFTSRAEYRLILREDNADLRLTEKGRELGLIDDQRWAAFCAKREGIEREEQRLKSTWVRPGTPMGQAVVDKFGTPLSHEYSLLNLLARPEIDYAGLIEATGGEALDPQVAEQVEIKTKYAGYIDRQQDEIARLRASEDTRLPVDIDYTTISGLSKEIQGKLGQTRPETLGQASRIPGVTPAAISLLLIHLKKRGAGRELEQSA
- a CDS encoding F0F1 ATP synthase subunit I; the encoded protein is MEIRTPNRLPFHRWAVFPVLLTQCVVVLLATLVLWQWKGAVSGYSGLCGGLIAWLPNVYFAWKAFRFSGARAAQAIVKSFYAGEAGKLILTAVLFALTFAGVKPLAPLAVFGVFVLTQLVSWFAPLLMNKRLSRPKGV
- a CDS encoding ParB/RepB/Spo0J family partition protein — its product is MAVKKRGLGRGLDALLSGPSVSSLEEQAVKIDQKELQHLPVELIQRGKYQPRRDMDPEALEELAASIRTQGVMQPIVVRPIGDQRYEIIAGERRWRATQLAGLDTIPAMVRDVPDEAAIAMALIENIQREDLNPLEEAIALQRLQQEFELTQQQVADAVGKSRVTVANLLRLISLPEAIKTMLAHGDLEMGHARALLGLEEDRQEEGARHVVARGLTVRQTEALVRQWLSGKPDPVEPSKPDPDIARLEQRLAERLGSAVQIRHGNKGKGQLVIRYNSLDELQGVLAHIR
- the atpB gene encoding F0F1 ATP synthase subunit A, with product MAAETASGYIQHHLQNLTYGQLPDGSWGLAHSAAEAKAMGFWAFHLDTLGWSVALGLIFLFIFRMAAKKATSGQPGGLQNFVEVMVDFVHGSVKDSFHGRSPVIAPLALTIFVWVFLMNAIDLIPVDWIPVLAAKISGDPHIAFRAVPTTDPNATLGMAFSVFALIIFYSIKVKGIGGFIGELTLHPFGSKNIFVQALLIPVNFLLEFVTLIAKPISLALRLFGNMYAGELVFILIAVMFGSGLLWLSGLGVVLQWAWAVFHILIITLQAFIFMMLTIVYLSMAHEDNH